One segment of Brassica napus cultivar Da-Ae chromosome C3, Da-Ae, whole genome shotgun sequence DNA contains the following:
- the LOC106421850 gene encoding LOW QUALITY PROTEIN: protein MEI2-like 1 (The sequence of the model RefSeq protein was modified relative to this genomic sequence to represent the inferred CDS: inserted 3 bases in 3 codons; deleted 4 bases in 2 codons), with amino-acid sequence MMPSDIMEQRGVSTPSHFREDTRISSERQFGFLKTDLMPENQGGRERFSNLPKSSWTPESHQLKPESSLSEVHPSVSPSARNTTNGSQWESXLFSSSLSDTFSRKLRLQRSNMLSPMSANTVVTHREEEPSESLEEIEAQTIGNLLPDEDDLFAEVMGDXGRKSRANGDDLDDFDLFSSVGGMELDGDVFPPMGPRNGERGRNNSVGEHHRVEIPSRTILAGNISSNVEDYELKVLFEQFGDIQALHTACNNRGFIMVSYYDIRAAQNAARALHNKLLRGTKLDIRYSIPKEIPSGKDASKGALLITNIDSSISNEELNRMVKSYGEIKEIRRTMHDNPQIYLEFFDIRVAEAALGGLNGLEVAGKQLKLALTYPESQRYMSQFVAHDAEGFLPKMSFTNTSSGHMGRHFPGIIPSTSIDGGPMGISHSSVGSPVNSFIERHRSLSIPIGFPPLANVISASKPGIQEHVHPLDNSNMGIQSMPNLHPHSFSEYLDNFTNGSPYKSSSISEVVSDGSKANDAFMIHNVRGVDGFNGGGIGSPMNQNSRRPNLNLWSNSNTQQQNPSGGMMWPSSPSHLNSITSQRPPVTVFSRAPPVMVNMASSPVHHHIGSAXVLNSPFWDRRQAYVAESLESPGFHIGSHGSMGFPGSSPSHPMEIGSHKSFHVAGNRMDINSQNAVLRSPQQLSHLFPGRNPMVSMAGSFDSPNERYRNLSHRRSESSSSHADKKLFELDVDRILRGDDVRTTLMLKNIPNKYTSKMLLSAIDEHCKGTYDFLYLPIDFKNKCNVGYAFINLIEPEKIVPFYKAFNGKKWEKFNSEKVATLTYARIQGKVALIAHFQNSSLMNEDKRCRPILFHTDGPNAGDQEPFPMGTNIRSRPGKPRSSSIDNHNGFSIASVSENREEPPNGTDPFLKEN; translated from the exons ATGATGCCGTCTGATATAATGGAACAGAGAGGTGTATCAACACCTTCCCACTTTCGTGAAGATACTCGTATTAGTTCAgag AGGCAATTTGGGTTTCTGAAAACAGACCTGATGCCTGAAAACCAAGGTGGTCGTGAAAGATTTTCAAATCTGCCAAAGAGTTCCTGGACACCTGAAAGTCACCAGCTGAAGCCAGAATCTAGCTTGTCTGAGGTGCACCCCTCTGTTAGCCCTAGCGCAAGAAACACCACAAATGGTAGCCAGTGGGAAA AGTTATTTTCCAGCTCACTGTCTGATACATTTAGTAGAAAAC TACGGTTACAGAGAAGTAATATGCTATCTCCTATGTCTGCGAACACAGTTGTTACCCACCGTGAGGAAGAACCCTCTGAATCTTTAGAAGAAATTGAGGCGCAAACTATTGGAAATCTTCTGCCAGATGAGGATGACCTCTTTGCAGAAGTGATGGGTG GTGGGCGTAAATCTCGTGCCAATGGAGATGATCTAGATGATTTTGACCTTTTCAGCAGTGTTGGTGGCATGGAGCTAGATGGAGATGTTTTTCCTCCTATGGGCCCCAGAAACGGAGAGAGAGGCCGCAATAATTCTGTTGGCGAACATCATCGAGTGGAAATTCCATCCAGAACAATTTTGGCCGGAAATATCAGTAGCAATGTCGAAGACTATGAGCTGAAGGTCCTTTTTGAG CAATTTGGAGACATCCAGGCTCTTCATACAGCTTGCAATAATCGTGGTTTTATCATGGTATCCTACTATGATATAAGGGCTGCTCAAAATGCGGCGAGAGCGCTCCACAATAAGCTGTTAAGAGGAACGAAACTTGATATTCGTTATTCTATCCCCAAG GAAATTCCTTCAGGAAAAGACGCCAGTAAAGGAGCCCTGTTGATTACTAATATTGATTCGTCTATTTCAAATGAAGAACTCAATCGAATGGTCAAATCGTATGGAGAAATCAAagag ATTCGTAGAACCATGCACGATAACCCACAGATATACTTAGAATTCTTTGACATCCGAGTGGCAGAGGCTGCTCTTGGTGGCCTGAATGGACTCGAGGTTGCTGGGAAGCAGCTTAAACTTGCGTTAACCTATCCAGAGAGTCAAAG gTACATGTCACAGTTTGTTGCACATGATGCTGAAGGGTTTCTACCTAAAATGTCTTTTACTAATACATCATCTGGGCACATGG GGAGACATTTCCCAGGAATAATTCCTTCAACCTCCATTGATGGTGGACCTATGGGGATTAGTCATAGTTCTGTTGGATCACCTGTGAACTCCTTCATTGAACGTCATAGGAGTCTCAGCATTCCTATTGGATTTCCACCTTTGGCAAACGTCATCTCAGCCAGCAAGCCCGGAATTCAGGAGCATGTCCACCCTCTCGACAATTCAAATATGGGGATCCAAAGCATGCCAAACCTTCATCCTCATTCTTTTTCAGAGTACCTCGACAACTTTACAAATGGTAGTCCATATAAGTCCTCG AGCATTTCTGAAGTCGTTAGTGATGGCTCGAAAGCAAATGATGCCTTTATGATACATAATGTTCGTGGAGTGGATGGCTTTAACGGAGGGG GCATAGGGTCTCCCATGAACCAAAACTCCCGCCGCCCTAACCTTAATTTATGGAGCAATTCTAATACTCAGCAACAAAATCCTTCAGGTGGCATGATGTGGCCTAGCTCGCCGTCTCACCTCAACAGCATTACTAGTCAGCGCCCACCTGTTACCGTATTCTCTAGAGCACCTCCTGTTATGGTGAATATGGCATCTTCCCCTGTGCACCACCACATTGGATCTG CGGTATTAAACTCGCCTTTCTGGGATAGAAGACAAGCCTATGTAGCTGAATCTCTAGAATCGCCTGGCTTCCACATAGGTTCTCATGGTAGCATGGGGTTTCCTGGCTCTTCACCCTCACATCCAATGGAAATTGGTTCTCATAAGTCCTTT CATGTTGCTGGGAATCGCATGGATATAAATTCCCAAAATGCTGTACTGCGATCTCCCCAACAGTTGTCTCATCTCTTCCCCGGGAGGAACCCAATGGTTTCAATGGCGGGTTCGTTTGACTCGCCTAATGAACGATACAGGAATCTCTCACACCGTAGAAGCGAGTCTAGCTCTAGTCATGCTGACAAGAAACTGTTTGAGCTTGATGTTGACCGTATATTACGTGGGGATGATGTCAGGACAACACTGATGCTTAAAAACATTCCAAATAA GTATACTTCTAAGATGCTTCTCTCCGCCATTGACGAGCATTGTAAAGGAACGTATGATTTCCTTTATTTGCCAATTGACTTCAAG AACAAATGCAATGTGGGATACGCTTTCATCAACCTTATTGAAcctgaaaagattgtaccattTTATAAG GCTTTTAATGGAAAAAAGTGGGAAAAGTTTAACAGCGAGAAGGTGGCAACTCTGACATATGCTCGAATCCAAGGAAAAGTAGCACTTATTGCCCATTTCCAGAACTCAAGCTTAATGAACGAAGACAAACGTTGCCGGCCTATTCTTTTCCACACCGATGGTCCAAATGCTGGTGATCAG GAACCATTTCCAATGGGAACCAACATACGATCAAGACCAGGAAAGCCACGAAGCAGTAGCATTGATAACCACAACGGCTTTAGCATCGCTTCCGTTTCAGAAAACAGAGAAGAACCTCCTAATGGAACCGATCCTTTCTTGAAGGAGAACTAA
- the LOC125583977 gene encoding protein FLX-like 4 isoform X1: protein MKLMGQNLMGLDGLASAHFVIALQEQKQIINLVGTNNQSSRDQSWWCNPILVFLCSISSLPVNFRDMSSRERLGSSKHYSRGMSTSGSSSSRHHETISSASDHRVSHSDVLENKIAARAAEIDRLSSDNRKLAASYVALKEDLSLADREVQGLRAHIVKTETDGEIQIRGALEKIAKLEGIVNNRDNIRRELQSAHIEAHTLAREREELAAQVKAAVKELKKVCLESEGLESSVQELERLKEEHQRLREEFDAEKSGNVEKLEQLKEMESNIIGAVKAIEKLRSEIATARSRA from the exons ATGAAACTAATGGGTCAGAACCTAATGGGCCTTGATGGATTAGCATCAGCCCACTTTGTGATTGCGCTGCAAGAGcagaaacaaataataaatttagttgGAACAAACAATCAATCAAGCCGAGACCAAAGTTGGTGGTGTAATCCGATCCTAGTCTTCTTGTGTTCGATTTCATCTCTTCCTGTGAATTTCAG AGATATGTCTTCAAGGGAGAGGCTAGGTTCATCTAAGCATTATAGCCGAGGCATGTCAACTAGTGGTTCATCATCATCCCGGCACCACGAGACCATCTCTTCCGCTTCTGACCACCGGGTTTCCCATTCCGACGTTCTTGAAAACAAGATTGCAGCTCGAGCTGCTGAGATTGACCGTCTCTCTAGTGACAACCGCAAACTTGCTGCTAGCTACGTAGCTCTCAAGGAAGACCTATCCCTTGCTGACCGCGAAGTCCAGGGACTGAGAGCTCACATCGTCAAGACAGAGACAGACGGCGAGATTCAGATCCGAGGTGCACTCGAGAAGATTGCGAAACTTGAGGGTATTGTCAACAACAGGGATAACATCAGGAGGGAGCTGCAATCAGCTCACATTGAGGCTCATACATTAGCCAGAGAACGCGAGGAGCTAGCTGCACAGGTGAAGGCGGCAGTAAAGGAGTTGAAGAAGGTTTGCCTCGAGTCAGAGGGTCTAGAGTCTTCAGTTCAAGAGCTTGAGCGGTTGAAAGAAGAGCACCAGAGATTAAG GGAAGAGTTTGATGCAGAGAAGAGCGGTAACGTAGAGAAACTTGAGCAATTGAAAGAGATGGAGAGTAACATAATCGGAGCAGTCAAAGCTATTGAGAAGCTGCGAAGTGAGATCGCAACCGCAAGGAGTAGAGCTTGA
- the LOC125583977 gene encoding protein FLX-like 4 isoform X2: protein MSSRERLGSSKHYSRGMSTSGSSSSRHHETISSASDHRVSHSDVLENKIAARAAEIDRLSSDNRKLAASYVALKEDLSLADREVQGLRAHIVKTETDGEIQIRGALEKIAKLEGIVNNRDNIRRELQSAHIEAHTLAREREELAAQVKAAVKELKKVCLESEGLESSVQELERLKEEHQRLREEFDAEKSGNVEKLEQLKEMESNIIGAVKAIEKLRSEIATARSRA from the exons ATGTCTTCAAGGGAGAGGCTAGGTTCATCTAAGCATTATAGCCGAGGCATGTCAACTAGTGGTTCATCATCATCCCGGCACCACGAGACCATCTCTTCCGCTTCTGACCACCGGGTTTCCCATTCCGACGTTCTTGAAAACAAGATTGCAGCTCGAGCTGCTGAGATTGACCGTCTCTCTAGTGACAACCGCAAACTTGCTGCTAGCTACGTAGCTCTCAAGGAAGACCTATCCCTTGCTGACCGCGAAGTCCAGGGACTGAGAGCTCACATCGTCAAGACAGAGACAGACGGCGAGATTCAGATCCGAGGTGCACTCGAGAAGATTGCGAAACTTGAGGGTATTGTCAACAACAGGGATAACATCAGGAGGGAGCTGCAATCAGCTCACATTGAGGCTCATACATTAGCCAGAGAACGCGAGGAGCTAGCTGCACAGGTGAAGGCGGCAGTAAAGGAGTTGAAGAAGGTTTGCCTCGAGTCAGAGGGTCTAGAGTCTTCAGTTCAAGAGCTTGAGCGGTTGAAAGAAGAGCACCAGAGATTAAG GGAAGAGTTTGATGCAGAGAAGAGCGGTAACGTAGAGAAACTTGAGCAATTGAAAGAGATGGAGAGTAACATAATCGGAGCAGTCAAAGCTATTGAGAAGCTGCGAAGTGAGATCGCAACCGCAAGGAGTAGAGCTTGA
- the LOC106421959 gene encoding protein BONZAI 1 isoform X1: MLKTSLQDLGKLVRGGRKLVQLTGKEGKTDIRGVAVVCVLFIQTVSMGNCCSDVSSGAGAIAGVGGTAAISSARGTTNDAVDYYLKSRGFNGLFSHIELSFCASNLRDRDVLSKSDPMVVVYRKEKDETLSEVYRSEVVLNSLAPKWIKKFTLAYHFETVQTFLFRVYDVDTQYQNSKEEMLKLDQQQFLGEATCVLSEIITKSTKTITLELKRKEGVAAQTQHHHGKLIIHAEESLASKITTEIVFRCSSLESKDLFSKSDPFLVVSKIVEQGTPIPVSKTEVLKNNLNPIWKPLFLSVQQAGSKDSPLIIECSDFNSNGKHSLIGKVQKSLSDLEKLHLTGQGINLSLPTTGAGQSKVLKSQLFVDKFTETVQHTFLEYLASGFELSFMVAVDFTASNGNPRLPDSLHYIDPSGHLNAYQRAIVDVGEVLQFYDSDKRFPAWGFGARPIDSPVSHCFNLNGSSSYSEVDGIQGIMTSYTSALFNVSLAGPTLFGPVINSAAMIASQSLAQGSRRYYVLLIITDGVITDLQETKDALVSASDLPLSMLIVGVGGADFKEMEILDADRGERLESSSGRVASRDIVQFVALRDVQHGQVSVVQALLAELPSQFLTYMRIRNMKPVPL, from the exons ATGCTGAAAACGTCTTTGCAGGATCTGGGGAAACTTGTGCGTGGTGGACGCAAACTAGTGCAACTCACTGGAAAAGAAGGAAAAACTGACATAAGAG gtgtAGCTGTTGTCTGTGTGTTGTTCATCCAAACCGTTTCTATGGGAAACTGCTGCTCCGATGTTTCCTCTGGAGCTGGGGCTATAGCTGGCGTTGGTGGAACTGCTGCTATCTCCTCTGCTCGCGGCACTACGAACGACGCCGTTGATTACTATCTCAAGTCTCGAGGTTTCAACGGTCTCTTCTCTCATATCGAG CTATCGTTTTGTGCTTCCAATTTGCGAGACCGTGACGTGCTTTCCAAG AGTGATCCTATGGTGGTTGTCTATAGAAAGGAAAAAGATGAGACACTTTCGGAAGTGTACCGCAGCGAAGTTGTTTTGAACTCCTTAGCTCCTAAATGGATTAAGAAATTTACACTCGCTTATCATTTCGAGACTGTCCAGACATTCTT GTTTCGTGTGTATGATGTTGACACTCAGTATCAAAATTCAAAAGAGGAG ATGCTTAAGCTTGACCAACAGCAATTTCTTGGTGAGGCAACATGTGTATTGTCTGAG ATAATCACAAAATCAACTAAGACGATTACATTAGAGCTAAAGCGTAAAGAAGGCGTTGCTGCACAGACTCAGCATCACCATGGGAAGCTTATTATCCATGCTGAGGAGTCCCTTGCTTCTAAGATTACGACGGAGATTGTATTCAGATGTTCGAGTTTGGAATCTAAAGATCTTTTCTCAAAAAGT GATCCGTTTTTGGTGGTATCAAAGATTGTGGAGCAAGGAACTCCAATCCCAGTGTCTAAAACTGAAGTCCTGAAGAACAATCTTAACCCTATCTGGAAACCACTCTTTCTAAGTGTTCAACAAGCCGGGAGTAAG GACAGCCCACTGATAATAGAATGCTCAGACTTTAATTCCAATGGAAAACACAGTCTCATCGG AAAAGTTCAAAAATCGCTTTCAGACTTGGAGAAACTTCATTTGACTGGCCAAGGAATCAACTTATCTTTGCCTACTACTGGTGCTGGACAAAGCAAG GTATTAAAGAGCCAGCTTTTTGTGGACAAGTTTACAGAGACTGTCCAGCACACATTCCTGGAATACTTGGCCTCTGGGTTTGAACTAAGCTTCATGGTAGCAGTCGATTTCACAG CTTCAAATGGAAATCCACGCCTCCCTGATTCTTTGCACTACATTGATCCTTCAGGACATTTAAATGCTTACCAGAGA GCAATAGTGGATGTTGGAGAAGTATTGCAGTTTTATGACTCAGACAAACGTTTCCCTGCCTGGGGATTTGGAGCTCGTCCAATTGACTCTCCAGTTTCACATTGCTTTAACCTCAATGGAAGCAGTTCATACTCTGAG GTGGATGGGATTCAAGGAATCATGACTTCATACACAAGTGCGCTCTTCAACGTCTCTCTAGCAGGGCCTACCCTTTTTGGTCCGGTGATAAATTCTGCTGCAATGATAGCCAGCCAGTCTCTAGCTCAAGGTTCACGCAGATATTACGTCTTATTAATCATCACA GATGGTGTAATAACAGACCTTCAAGAAACAAAAGATGCACTAGTCAGTGCATCGGATTTGCCGTTATCAATGCTCATTGTAGGAGTTGGAGGAGCCGATTTCAAAGAGATGGAG ATACTAGACGCGGACAGAGGTGAACGACTGGAGAGCTCGAGCGGGCGTGTGGCGTCACGTGATATCGTTCAGTTTGTAGCACTACGAGACGTGCAAC ATGGACAGGTCTCTGTAGTACAAGCGCTTCTTGCAGAATTGCCTTCACAGTTTTTGACGTATATGAGAATCCGTAATATGAAGCCTGTTCCTCTGTGA
- the LOC106421959 gene encoding protein BONZAI 1 isoform X2 produces MLKTSLQDLGKLVRGGRKLVQLTGKEGKTDIRGVAVVCVLFIQTVSMGNCCSDVSSGAGAIAGVGGTAAISSARGTTNDAVDYYLKSRGFNGLFSHIELSFCASNLRDRDVLSKSDPMVVVYRKEKDETLSEVYRSEVVLNSLAPKWIKKFTLAYHFETVQTFLFRVYDVDTQYQNSKEEMLKLDQQQFLGEATCVLSEIITKSTKTITLELKRKEGVAAQTQHHHGKLIIHAEESLASKITTEIVFRCSSLESKDLFSKSDPFLVVSKIVEQGTPIPVSKTEVLKNNLNPIWKPLFLSVQQAGSKDSPLIIECSDFNSNGKHSLIGKVQKSLSDLEKLHLTGQGINLSLPTTGAGQSKSQLFVDKFTETVQHTFLEYLASGFELSFMVAVDFTASNGNPRLPDSLHYIDPSGHLNAYQRAIVDVGEVLQFYDSDKRFPAWGFGARPIDSPVSHCFNLNGSSSYSEVDGIQGIMTSYTSALFNVSLAGPTLFGPVINSAAMIASQSLAQGSRRYYVLLIITDGVITDLQETKDALVSASDLPLSMLIVGVGGADFKEMEILDADRGERLESSSGRVASRDIVQFVALRDVQHGQVSVVQALLAELPSQFLTYMRIRNMKPVPL; encoded by the exons ATGCTGAAAACGTCTTTGCAGGATCTGGGGAAACTTGTGCGTGGTGGACGCAAACTAGTGCAACTCACTGGAAAAGAAGGAAAAACTGACATAAGAG gtgtAGCTGTTGTCTGTGTGTTGTTCATCCAAACCGTTTCTATGGGAAACTGCTGCTCCGATGTTTCCTCTGGAGCTGGGGCTATAGCTGGCGTTGGTGGAACTGCTGCTATCTCCTCTGCTCGCGGCACTACGAACGACGCCGTTGATTACTATCTCAAGTCTCGAGGTTTCAACGGTCTCTTCTCTCATATCGAG CTATCGTTTTGTGCTTCCAATTTGCGAGACCGTGACGTGCTTTCCAAG AGTGATCCTATGGTGGTTGTCTATAGAAAGGAAAAAGATGAGACACTTTCGGAAGTGTACCGCAGCGAAGTTGTTTTGAACTCCTTAGCTCCTAAATGGATTAAGAAATTTACACTCGCTTATCATTTCGAGACTGTCCAGACATTCTT GTTTCGTGTGTATGATGTTGACACTCAGTATCAAAATTCAAAAGAGGAG ATGCTTAAGCTTGACCAACAGCAATTTCTTGGTGAGGCAACATGTGTATTGTCTGAG ATAATCACAAAATCAACTAAGACGATTACATTAGAGCTAAAGCGTAAAGAAGGCGTTGCTGCACAGACTCAGCATCACCATGGGAAGCTTATTATCCATGCTGAGGAGTCCCTTGCTTCTAAGATTACGACGGAGATTGTATTCAGATGTTCGAGTTTGGAATCTAAAGATCTTTTCTCAAAAAGT GATCCGTTTTTGGTGGTATCAAAGATTGTGGAGCAAGGAACTCCAATCCCAGTGTCTAAAACTGAAGTCCTGAAGAACAATCTTAACCCTATCTGGAAACCACTCTTTCTAAGTGTTCAACAAGCCGGGAGTAAG GACAGCCCACTGATAATAGAATGCTCAGACTTTAATTCCAATGGAAAACACAGTCTCATCGG AAAAGTTCAAAAATCGCTTTCAGACTTGGAGAAACTTCATTTGACTGGCCAAGGAATCAACTTATCTTTGCCTACTACTGGTGCTGGACAAAGCAAG AGCCAGCTTTTTGTGGACAAGTTTACAGAGACTGTCCAGCACACATTCCTGGAATACTTGGCCTCTGGGTTTGAACTAAGCTTCATGGTAGCAGTCGATTTCACAG CTTCAAATGGAAATCCACGCCTCCCTGATTCTTTGCACTACATTGATCCTTCAGGACATTTAAATGCTTACCAGAGA GCAATAGTGGATGTTGGAGAAGTATTGCAGTTTTATGACTCAGACAAACGTTTCCCTGCCTGGGGATTTGGAGCTCGTCCAATTGACTCTCCAGTTTCACATTGCTTTAACCTCAATGGAAGCAGTTCATACTCTGAG GTGGATGGGATTCAAGGAATCATGACTTCATACACAAGTGCGCTCTTCAACGTCTCTCTAGCAGGGCCTACCCTTTTTGGTCCGGTGATAAATTCTGCTGCAATGATAGCCAGCCAGTCTCTAGCTCAAGGTTCACGCAGATATTACGTCTTATTAATCATCACA GATGGTGTAATAACAGACCTTCAAGAAACAAAAGATGCACTAGTCAGTGCATCGGATTTGCCGTTATCAATGCTCATTGTAGGAGTTGGAGGAGCCGATTTCAAAGAGATGGAG ATACTAGACGCGGACAGAGGTGAACGACTGGAGAGCTCGAGCGGGCGTGTGGCGTCACGTGATATCGTTCAGTTTGTAGCACTACGAGACGTGCAAC ATGGACAGGTCTCTGTAGTACAAGCGCTTCTTGCAGAATTGCCTTCACAGTTTTTGACGTATATGAGAATCCGTAATATGAAGCCTGTTCCTCTGTGA
- the LOC106421959 gene encoding protein BONZAI 1 isoform X3: MGNCCSDVSSGAGAIAGVGGTAAISSARGTTNDAVDYYLKSRGFNGLFSHIELSFCASNLRDRDVLSKSDPMVVVYRKEKDETLSEVYRSEVVLNSLAPKWIKKFTLAYHFETVQTFLFRVYDVDTQYQNSKEEMLKLDQQQFLGEATCVLSEIITKSTKTITLELKRKEGVAAQTQHHHGKLIIHAEESLASKITTEIVFRCSSLESKDLFSKSDPFLVVSKIVEQGTPIPVSKTEVLKNNLNPIWKPLFLSVQQAGSKDSPLIIECSDFNSNGKHSLIGKVQKSLSDLEKLHLTGQGINLSLPTTGAGQSKVLKSQLFVDKFTETVQHTFLEYLASGFELSFMVAVDFTASNGNPRLPDSLHYIDPSGHLNAYQRAIVDVGEVLQFYDSDKRFPAWGFGARPIDSPVSHCFNLNGSSSYSEVDGIQGIMTSYTSALFNVSLAGPTLFGPVINSAAMIASQSLAQGSRRYYVLLIITDGVITDLQETKDALVSASDLPLSMLIVGVGGADFKEMEILDADRGERLESSSGRVASRDIVQFVALRDVQHGQVSVVQALLAELPSQFLTYMRIRNMKPVPL, from the exons ATGGGAAACTGCTGCTCCGATGTTTCCTCTGGAGCTGGGGCTATAGCTGGCGTTGGTGGAACTGCTGCTATCTCCTCTGCTCGCGGCACTACGAACGACGCCGTTGATTACTATCTCAAGTCTCGAGGTTTCAACGGTCTCTTCTCTCATATCGAG CTATCGTTTTGTGCTTCCAATTTGCGAGACCGTGACGTGCTTTCCAAG AGTGATCCTATGGTGGTTGTCTATAGAAAGGAAAAAGATGAGACACTTTCGGAAGTGTACCGCAGCGAAGTTGTTTTGAACTCCTTAGCTCCTAAATGGATTAAGAAATTTACACTCGCTTATCATTTCGAGACTGTCCAGACATTCTT GTTTCGTGTGTATGATGTTGACACTCAGTATCAAAATTCAAAAGAGGAG ATGCTTAAGCTTGACCAACAGCAATTTCTTGGTGAGGCAACATGTGTATTGTCTGAG ATAATCACAAAATCAACTAAGACGATTACATTAGAGCTAAAGCGTAAAGAAGGCGTTGCTGCACAGACTCAGCATCACCATGGGAAGCTTATTATCCATGCTGAGGAGTCCCTTGCTTCTAAGATTACGACGGAGATTGTATTCAGATGTTCGAGTTTGGAATCTAAAGATCTTTTCTCAAAAAGT GATCCGTTTTTGGTGGTATCAAAGATTGTGGAGCAAGGAACTCCAATCCCAGTGTCTAAAACTGAAGTCCTGAAGAACAATCTTAACCCTATCTGGAAACCACTCTTTCTAAGTGTTCAACAAGCCGGGAGTAAG GACAGCCCACTGATAATAGAATGCTCAGACTTTAATTCCAATGGAAAACACAGTCTCATCGG AAAAGTTCAAAAATCGCTTTCAGACTTGGAGAAACTTCATTTGACTGGCCAAGGAATCAACTTATCTTTGCCTACTACTGGTGCTGGACAAAGCAAG GTATTAAAGAGCCAGCTTTTTGTGGACAAGTTTACAGAGACTGTCCAGCACACATTCCTGGAATACTTGGCCTCTGGGTTTGAACTAAGCTTCATGGTAGCAGTCGATTTCACAG CTTCAAATGGAAATCCACGCCTCCCTGATTCTTTGCACTACATTGATCCTTCAGGACATTTAAATGCTTACCAGAGA GCAATAGTGGATGTTGGAGAAGTATTGCAGTTTTATGACTCAGACAAACGTTTCCCTGCCTGGGGATTTGGAGCTCGTCCAATTGACTCTCCAGTTTCACATTGCTTTAACCTCAATGGAAGCAGTTCATACTCTGAG GTGGATGGGATTCAAGGAATCATGACTTCATACACAAGTGCGCTCTTCAACGTCTCTCTAGCAGGGCCTACCCTTTTTGGTCCGGTGATAAATTCTGCTGCAATGATAGCCAGCCAGTCTCTAGCTCAAGGTTCACGCAGATATTACGTCTTATTAATCATCACA GATGGTGTAATAACAGACCTTCAAGAAACAAAAGATGCACTAGTCAGTGCATCGGATTTGCCGTTATCAATGCTCATTGTAGGAGTTGGAGGAGCCGATTTCAAAGAGATGGAG ATACTAGACGCGGACAGAGGTGAACGACTGGAGAGCTCGAGCGGGCGTGTGGCGTCACGTGATATCGTTCAGTTTGTAGCACTACGAGACGTGCAAC ATGGACAGGTCTCTGTAGTACAAGCGCTTCTTGCAGAATTGCCTTCACAGTTTTTGACGTATATGAGAATCCGTAATATGAAGCCTGTTCCTCTGTGA